In Patagioenas fasciata isolate bPatFas1 chromosome 11, bPatFas1.hap1, whole genome shotgun sequence, the following proteins share a genomic window:
- the LOC136106285 gene encoding regulator of cell cycle RGCC-like — protein sequence MAEELSDLLREFDEVMEDFERGPACQYEQHLEELKRKAGHSVYDSGIDELESTSTSPGSSLNSSKEDLNTPAGAYPSTAKLGDTQELEEFIADLDKVLEEM from the exons ATGGCTGAGGAGCTCAGTGACCTGCTGCGGGAGTTCGATGAGGTGATGGAGGACTTCGAGAGAGGCCCTGCCTGTCAATACGAGCAGCACCTGGAAGAGCTGAAGAGAAAAGCGGGACACAGTGTGTACGACAGCGGCATTGATGAGCTGGAGA GTACCAGCACGTCCCCAGGAAGCAGTCTCAACTCCAGCAAGGAGGACCTCAACACCCCTGCTGGTGCTTACCCCTCCACAG CTAAGCTTGGAGACACCCAGGAGCTGGAGGAGTTCATTGCCGATCTGGATAAAGTGTTGGAGG AGATGTGA